AGGCCGGTGCGAATGCAGCCGCGGGCATCGCCCAGCGGGGCCGATCGAGGTCGCGGTACCAGCCCTCGCCCAGCCCGATGATCAGCGCGCCGCTGCCGGCTGCGGTCGCGACCCCGCCGAGCGAGCCGGTCAACCCGAGCGCGCGCGTGGTCGGGCTCGAGGGCATGGTTGCGAGTCTGCCACCCACCCGGAGACCGCCCAACCGGCAACCGGCAGAATCTCGTTCTACAGACCACACGAACATCAGGAGTGCCAACGTGTCCGAGATCTCCTTCGACGGCCGGGTCGCGATCGTCACCGGCGCCGGTGGCGGCCTCGGCCGCACCTACGCGCTCGAGCTCGCCCGCAGAGGCGCCCGGGTGGTCGTGAACGACCTCGGCGGCTCGGTCCACGGCGAGGGTGGAAGTGACTCCGCCGCGCAGCGGGTCGTCGACGAGATCACGGCCGCCGGGGGCGAGGCGGTGCCCAACCACGACTCGGTGTCGAGTCCGGACGGGGGCGCCGCGATCGTGCAGACCGCGCTCGACGCGTTCGGCACCGTGGACGTCGTCATCAACAACGCGGGCATCCTG
This window of the Mycobacteriales bacterium genome carries:
- a CDS encoding SDR family NAD(P)-dependent oxidoreductase; this translates as MSEISFDGRVAIVTGAGGGLGRTYALELARRGARVVVNDLGGSVHGEGGSDSAAQRVVDEITAAGGEAVPNHDSVSSPDGGAAIVQTALDAFGTVDVVINNAGIL